The Amblyomma americanum isolate KBUSLIRL-KWMA chromosome 2, ASM5285725v1, whole genome shotgun sequence genome contains the following window.
GGCACGCGGTGATCGGCGACTCCTCAGCCAGAGGCGTGCGATCGGGATGTGGGTAATTAGAGGTGCTTTTGGAGGGCGGCGGTGGAGTGTGATACCCTTCGGTGGGGTTGCAGGTTTCGCTTCAAGAAACACCAGGGTTTAGGAAGATGAACGGGGTGGCAAACTAGCACTGCCTTTGCTGTAAAAGGCCAGCAGCTTTTGTGAATACAGTCTTTTTTCTCTCAAGTGAACGATGCCAGTATTACCATTATTAGAGGCAGTATGAACGTGCCATCATTTTATAAGTTTTCCAGACAATCATATAATCTTATTTTCTCCATGCAGTGGCCCCATAGCACACTCCTCACACTCCGATGCCCTTGAGTGAAGTAACGACTCTCCACTTAAGCTCTGTTAAGTTTTCACAGAAAAATATATAAACTGGGTGATTGATTAACGCCATCACTTGTGCCAATCGAAAGTAATGATGCGAATCACAGTGGCATGGTCAGTGCCGCCAGAGAATTGTGTAGAAAGGTAAGTATAATGTCTAAGTAGTAATTTGTAGCAAGAATGTCGGTAGCAGAATGGCGCAATAAGAGAACGCCTAAAGAGAAGAATGGAAAGTGAGAACTTGGCTCAGCAAAACAAAAGCGCACCACCAGTGAGACAAAGCAAagtgaattgaaaaaaaatttgtagGGTGAACGCCCTTGTTGCTGGTAGTCTTGCTTTTGCCAGacatgatgttcttactgttggTTAGGATGCCGTTCGTAGCGACGATGTCTGCGTTTTTTACGACTCGTATTTCTAGCTACATTGCAGAGATTAGCGACAAAGGCCTTCACCTCACGCATACAATGTGGACCTTCAAAGTATTACGTCACCGCTGCCGTGTTAACACAATTCATCAGCCTGTTAGGTCACGTCATTTCTCCGTTGCCTTCTTTTTCCGCTTTAAGCCTCTCACAATTTTCAAACAAAGATTGGCATGAATTACTGGATTAGATGTTGTAGAAAATCTAATTAAATCAAGTCTTTTATTGCCGACTTATGAATGGCCTAGTATAAACCATTCTTTAATTCAAGAAATTGACTGACCTTTGAAAGCGCCGTCCGCCAACCACGTTGAATAGGTGGTGAGGTGTGCTTCTGGCACCAGGCTAGATTGTACGCTTTAGTACAATGGGTGTTAATAGTTTTCCTGCCATCGAGTGGCTTGTAGTCTCTGGCAtcataataaaaaaatatataccaCGAGGATCGCGCATCTGATTCGACAAGTGtccgaaagaaagaaataagttgGAATACacttcaatgttttcttttttcttccctccACTGAATAATTTTGCTCTAAAACGGACGCTTTAATAACACGCCAGAAATTTCCAGGACGCTAAAAGTGGGTCGACAGTGACGGTGGATGGGGCTGGTGCTTCTGGAAGGCAGCTGGCTTTCCCCGTGCATCTTCGAATTCTATTAAGCCTCTACTTCCTTGTTGTAGTGATGCATTGGCTTCTATTCCAGGGTGTAGGAGTCACTGCGGAGGGTGTAGGTAGACGAGTCGATGGTGGCGTTTTTGCCAAAAAGCGTTTTTCCCCATACCAAAAAGCACCTTGCACGAATAATTTCTATACTCTTTTATCGTACGGAAGCTCAAGACTTGCTCCACTCCGAAGCTTTTCCTCCTTCACAGGCATATGCCTAAAAGTAACCATCCAGACTAGAGCATCTTTTTCGGTACACCCTTCTGCCCGTGCATGAGCTCGACATGCCAATCCAGACCAGGCGTGGCTCGAAAGTAAATCCTACCATTTAGTTGTGTGAGGAACAGCTGACCGGCTAATCGCTCGAAGTCCCGACGGAACTTATCCGGCATACGGCGGCCATAACCTCTATCACTAGAGCCATGACAAGAGCCCAACCCCCGTCTAAGACAGCATTTTTGTGACACTTTAAAGTTACGAACTTCTCTTTCCAGGCGCATTTGATTAGTCCGAAAATTTAATCCTGAATTTCACGCACATATTGTACCAAAAGTAGGTGTACTTTATCTTAATGCACTCGTAAGCGCATTGCTGTAGGACAACGTGGTATACGTTCAGATGATCTTATTATGGACCTGATTATAAAAATGTGTGTTCCTttaactagtttttttttttcaattggatATGTTTTGAGATACGTTAGGTGGCAGAAAGTCAGATAGCTTGATCACAATAGGAAGTCTGCGGGGGCAAGGTTGCTGTAGCTGCCACAGCACAGGCTTAAAATTGGTGGGTTACATCAGAGGTTCTTCTCATGCCATCGTCGTATTTTAACAGGCGTTGTTTAAGAATAATTTTAACAAAGAAAAGTAGTACATATTAGTGTGTACCATCTGCTTTACATTGAGCGCATCTATTTATTACTATTATCTCCCATGCGTGCACTCTAACGAACAGCCAGCTTCAAAATAAACGATAGCAAGTGATatcaggggccgaatccacgaaagagttcgctttggaacgcgttcgctttgcCGTGACGTCAATTTGACGTAGGCATCGAAAGGAGAAGGATGGGACAAACACTGCGGGAGGACGAGGGGGCAGAGAACAGCCAATCGGCTTTGTTGGGCGGCCCCATCTCGGCTGCTTGTATGTTTATGAGCTATATGCTAACTTCGGCGTGTTTTTAACCTCTCGTGTCGACGCGCACAGTTGCCTGAGCGACGGCCAAAATCGTCCGGCTCACAGACGACTACGGGAGCCGTATAGTTGCCTCGCGGTAGCGATGAACCGTAGCGCGCAGAGTTTTTTGCGCTCTGTTGTGAGCGCACTTTTCCTCGTTggtccaggggggggggggggggggggagggggggggggggttagctcTTCGCATAGccggcgtacaagtcccttcgacagcctgaaatgccttcggaagGCAttgtcacgcatgtcgaaaggattttCATGCACGCGCGACCGCCGATGCCGCCGATAACATTCGCTGAGCACCGCTAAGAACAGCGGGGCGACAGGAGGTACCGGCATGTTTCTTCTCGCGCCGAAGCGAACGCCACTTTCAGAGTTCCACACAGAGTGaccgaacgcgttcgctttcacttgattgacatgtctcgtgacgtaaacaaaatctGTGGTCCCGCCTCCGTGAAGTGATGTCACCGCCAGCGGTGACGACACACGGCCAATGGGGCGAGGTAGCGAGagagaaagcgaacgcgttccaaagcgaactGTATCGTGGATTCGGGCCCAAATGAGAGAAGTAAAACTGCAAGGTTGTCATTACGGGTGACAGAACTCTAGCTTACGTTCTTTCCAGTTTAGTGGTGTGAAGTCCAATGCCCCTAATAGCAAATTAGCTGGGGGGTGCTCATTCTTCAGAAGCTAGTATTCCTCTGAGCCGCCGCGGGTCCTAACTAGTTGCAGTGATTGGCTGCTGTCTCGAAAGACGGGGGTTggacccggccgctgcggtcgctttCTGATGTAGGCAAATTGCTAGAAGtctgtgtactgtgccatgttAGTGCCCGTTAACACTGAGTGGGCGAAATTATCCAGAACCCTATCACTGCGAAGACCCTCGTAGCCTTGGTTGCTTTAGGACGGTAAACCCTATAAAGCCAAACGAGAACAAAATCAATATTTCTGTGTTCCTTTGTACGTCTCTCAGTAATTATTTAGGAGTTTAATCTGACCCTGGAAGTACATGTGCGATGTGAACTCTAATTTGCGTTCTAGAATACTTGAGGAAGCTATTGATGACACGACCACCACCCTGCAGTTATCACATATTTGGTAACAGGCGCGAAAATAGGCCGAAAGACGGGAAGGCGCTCCCTCccatctttctgccttgtgttgcaTCTGTTTTCGTGCCTGTAatcaaagatgtacagttaccaacttacCCAGCAAGACCTTATTTTATGCACTTATCAGTGTCTGTTCGACATGCAGTGCTCTTCATTCAGGTGCTCCTTTTATCTGCGTTCTTGTGCCACCGTGGATGTCGGGTGGATAAGTCGTAAACGGTCACGCTCTCTTCTTCAATCTCTAACAGAGGCAGTTATTGTGTGACAGAAGCGCCTGCCGGCATGCGACGAAAGTATATTGATATGTCACTAATCCCTGGCTGCGATGAGATTCACAACTTCCTTCGGAGGAAGAGCTTTTCTTCAGATGTTGAAATGCAAAAAAGTTCATGAGGAGAAACCTTGTAAGCACCCGTAAGCTAAAACATCGTGTATTTACGTAGTCGTCCACAAACTCTTACTTACGGGAACGGAACGAGACAGGCCAGGCTAGACGTCATTGCGAAGCTTTGTAGAAAACATGTAAGAAAGTGGTTGTCCTCTAAAGTGTATTTAAGATTAGTGGGCGCCAACCGCTTATCTCTACGCTTAAATTCTCGGAAATCAGCGAGCAAATATATAATATCACAGAGAAGAATAAGTGGAATTTAAGCCCAAATCTTAGATGCAGGGGCAACCTCAATAATGGAGTGGCTCTTCATAAACGTAGACAAACACAATGCAGGGGCAACCTCAATAATGAAGTGGCTCTTCATAAACGTAGACAAACACAATGCAGGCAATCGCAGGTAAGCTTTATTCACTGCGTGAaagtaatatataaaaaaatcgTGCATCCGCGAAAATATACTTTCTTATAAGTCTCAATCGAAGATGGTCACAGAAAAAAGAAGCGTGCGCAGTCTCTCACATGTAGCCCAAACAATTTATGTGGTAGTGACAAACAGAAATGGATGGTCATATTatgcctagtttttttttttgcgcttgaaaACGCCTGCATCCTCATACCATACTTCCTTTGAAGAAACTGGAAATTTCGTCTGAAAAGACTGGTCACACTCCCGGCCCGAATTAGCATCAATGCTTTACTGTAAAAGGTCGAAAGACGACCGGCCAAGAACGAGGAAACGCAACACATCACAGTGTTGCCTTGCTTCGTTCTTGGTTTGCCGTTTTACAAACTGTTCCAGTATGGCGATAttttaccaactggcccaactttTTGTCGTCCAGAAGCGTCAGAGCCAGTTTCGGAATACCGTTCCCTGAGAGCACGTACCTACGCTCTCTGAGCCATATTTGGTGCACCTCCCTGTCTGGTTGATTTATTCCATGCCGCATGGAAATAGGCAGCTCGTAAGCAACGCTACGTGCACACGAAATAAATCTAGGTCGGAGGATCAATGTATGCGTCGACATACATTTTCAGTTGTACTTTGGAGCGCAACACCCACGGCTTAAATTCTAGGCAACTTAAAACGCTAACTGTATACCGCCCTTTGACCGACATTCTTGAGATTGCTACCAGCTTGTAACCATGCACCTTGGCCATCGGGTGTCGCTTGGTGATTCGATTTGCCGGAATGCTTAGAGTACTCGCCATATTGAAAGTACAAGACTGAAAGTGGGATTAGATCATAGTCCACCACCATCAACCCTGACACCTGTGTCCCAGCGTTCTCAGCGCGTAGCGCAGACATGATTTAGCGAGGAGGGAGCGGAGGCACGGGATCGTGAttcgtgtttttatatttttttcattctCACGAAGTGGAACATACCACATGTCTTTCTGATCGTGGAGAAATGAGCCAACAGATGCGCTCTCTTTGCCACCACAATAAAATTTTTAAGAACTCTATTTCAAAGTGGTTTAATTTCTCGAAGCTTAAGTTCAATCCTTCTCCAATTTTTGCAATGATTTTAAGCAAAAAGGCGTTCAGTCGACCTTTTATACACCAACAGTGTGCCCGCAGACGTAGCGGACATTTTTTAATGTTATCGCTCAAAGCTGCCCTTGGTAGCTTGATCTAACGGTGCTAAGAGAAATTTTGGTAAGCACTGCGGCTGATAACTAATCTATGCAGATGCCTCATTTTTGTAAAAACAGCCCCTCGCCATCAAGCATTTGTCGACGTCAGGTACGGTAGAGGAAATCCGTCTTTGAGCCTACTGGAAACGGAAGGGACGCAAAACCCGGTAGCTGGCTTCCCGAAAGCTATAATTGTTAACACTGAAGGTACCGTTTAAAAACGAAGTAAAATTGCGGCTTGGTAAACTCTGGCCGGAACCCGTTACAAAGGAGACTCATTTACACAAACCATCCTTTAATGCCCAACCCATCCATCTATACAACAACGGTCACCTGTTTGCTATTAGTAGAAGATGTGATAGCAACGTGAAGAGTGATAATTATATAGAATGAGTTTTCATCCACCGTCGAAAATCTCTTCAAACATTTAGACGAAAACCTGAGGCGGGAGTCCAGGATTGTGTACTTAATTGCTAAGGCTCTTCACGTCATCTTTTTGGTGTTGAAACTCTTCCTTCACGACCTGGTTGAAATTGCCCGCTAGGCAGTTCTCCGTGCCTTTGCAGTTGTTAATGAGCGGGTTTCTATGCTGCGGTAGTTTTGTAGTTCTTCCCTTCGTATGTCTTCCCATTTCTTAGTCACGTCTTGCATAGAAGTAGTGTAAAGAAATGTAAAAGTGCGGACTGTAACCATTATTTAGTAAATCTGAATTTTCATCTTTACCTTTAAGCAGCAATATTGTTTGCACAATGTTTTTAAGCAGCAATGGTTAATGTCTCTTTTCATTTGGGACTTTTTTGTGTGCGGCACTTCGGAACTGACTTAGAAACAAATCTCAGCTGCGGCACCTAATCTGTCTGATCTTTCAACACTCTGCTGCTCATAATGCGATAAAAAGCGACGTCTACGCACCAAGACCGAGCCTGTAGTCAATTGAATACATTACTTCGGCGCCTCCAGTTTGAAAATTGGAGGAATCGTTTTGATGAGACGAGCAATGATGgtgattttcattttttattgttctaAAGACGCATCCAAGAGAATAAAAATATCCGTCAGTACGCTTTACGCAACAGATACCCAAATCTTATTCCCTTCAGTAGAAAAAGCTGAAGCTGCAGCTGTAGCTCTCGTCTGGGTCTCATGGCTGACCCTTGCAGTGGACATTTCGCTATGTTTGTGGCTCTGCTGAGTTGTTAAAATCTTTCGACTGACTTTGGCAGTCGAAGGTAAAGTGCTTTGTGTGATGGTGGGACGGATAGGTGTAGTATAAACTTCGCTTGCTTTGTAGGCTACTTGTGTGGTTGTTATCGCTTCACTCACAGATTTACCTCCAGTTGTGACGCTGTTTGTGGTAGTTGAACGAATACCACTAGTAGAAGCTTGGCTTGGTTTGTGGCTTCGGGTTTTCAACGTCGTTTCGCTATGTGGCCGTGTTGAAGCTGTGGTGCTTTCAAAGGCCACTGAATGCGCACTCTTCGTAGAATGCTCAAAATCTCTGTTGCCTTGCGTTACGAATGTCATTTTGCTGGTTGAGTAGTACTTGTGGTCGGTCCCGGTGTCTTCAGAAGTCCTTGGAAAGTATGTGGTGAGATGCTGCTTAGGAGTGGTGGATTCATGCGTTGTAACTCTTTGTAGTCCTTCGGATGTCCTAGTGACTTCAGGGGCCGAAGTAAGGTAGGAGGTGTGGTGCTCTTTGGGAGTTGTAGGCGCATACGTTGGGACTTCTGGTCCTTTAGAGGCCGTACCAAAGTAGGCGATGAGATGCTCATTGGGAGTTGTAGATTTATAACTTCTGTCTACTTCCTTTGATGTTCTCACTTCCCAATTAGGGGTGTACTTGCGTAGATTCCTCCGGTCGTCTAGGTAAGACTTTAACACACATTCGCCCGCCATGCAGACATGTTCCGCGCGATAGGATGGTAGGCGCTGCGTGCAGGAAACAGCAAGACGAAAGATAATGTCAAAACAACCACAGTGAAGCATGCAAGAAGTTCGCATGATACAGAACCTTTTCGGAAATTATTCAGTGGCAAGACATACCTTTTTATTTGAACAGCATGTTTTCATATGTAGTTTGTCACAGTATTGAAAGTTTTCAGGCGTTCATCCCGCCAGATACACGAACTACCTCTGGTTTTTTTCTAACCCACAATACTCGAAAGAAACGATGTCCTACAATTACACAACTTTCAAAATTATCATTCGCTTTTTATAAGCtattttcataagtttttttttagaaaccGCCAACTTGAGTGCATGGGGAGTGCAGCTCACGGTAATAGAAACGTAGCACTTGTAGCTTCTTTGTTCATGAAAACCGGTTTCCATAA
Protein-coding sequences here:
- the LOC144121536 gene encoding uncharacterized protein LOC144121536 isoform X1, yielding MKFQLGLCFLAAICVSNVAAFTDNEASGEGNPQCERMLPLPFWRSSYRLTCQYLCKGWPFRYGFEPDGIPCGRLPSYRAEHVCMAGECVLKSYLDDRRNLRKYTPNWEVRTSKEVDRSYKSTTPNEHLIAYFGTASKGPEVPTYAPTTPKEHHTSYLTSAPEVTRTSEGLQRVTTHESTTPKQHLTTYFPRTSEDTGTDHKYYSTSKMTFVTQGNRDFEHSTKSAHSVAFESTTASTRPHSETTLKTRSHKPSQASTSGIRSTTTNSVTTGGKSVSEAITTTQVAYKASEVYTTPIRPTITQSTLPSTAKVSRKILTTQQSHKHSEMSTARVSHETQTRATAAASAFSTEGNKIWVSVA